A window of Fodinibius salinus contains these coding sequences:
- the fbp gene encoding class 1 fructose-bisphosphatase codes for MVDQKSKSVITLEEYIIQSQNKFPGAKGELSQLLRDIGLAAKIISREVNKAGITNILGEDGSTNVHGESVKKLDLFADEQLISALNRSEITCMVISEENDGIVDLDNDGGKYIVYLDPLDGSSNIDVNVSIGSIFSIYLRKNTSTKKLSEDDALQPGLQQVAAGYVLYGSSTLMAYTTGVGVSLFTLDPSIGEFILSNDDIKIPDYGSIYSVNEGNYKSWPEGLKKYVKYCQEVDDETNRPYSARYIGAMVADVHRTLMKGGIFIYPDSQEYPNGKLRLMYECNPLSMIIEQAGGMAIDGNGRVMEITPESIHQRTPIFIGSKQNVMKVKEFLDEHKDEKIEA; via the coding sequence ATGGTAGATCAGAAATCGAAAAGTGTGATTACGCTGGAAGAATATATTATTCAGTCACAGAATAAATTTCCAGGTGCAAAAGGGGAGCTTTCGCAGTTGCTCAGAGATATTGGACTGGCAGCAAAAATTATTTCTCGCGAGGTTAACAAGGCGGGTATTACTAATATTTTGGGTGAAGATGGCAGTACTAATGTGCACGGCGAATCGGTTAAAAAATTGGATTTATTTGCTGATGAGCAGCTTATTTCTGCACTTAACCGCTCCGAAATTACCTGCATGGTGATCTCCGAAGAGAATGACGGTATTGTAGATCTGGATAACGATGGAGGTAAATATATTGTCTATCTGGATCCCCTTGATGGTTCTTCGAACATTGATGTAAATGTTTCTATTGGCAGTATTTTTTCAATCTACCTTCGTAAGAATACAAGTACAAAGAAGCTTTCCGAGGATGATGCGCTGCAACCCGGGCTCCAGCAGGTAGCGGCTGGATATGTATTGTACGGATCAAGTACGCTCATGGCTTATACTACAGGAGTAGGCGTCTCATTATTTACGCTGGATCCCAGTATCGGAGAGTTTATTTTGTCGAATGATGATATTAAGATTCCGGACTATGGCAGTATTTACAGCGTAAATGAGGGTAACTATAAGTCATGGCCCGAGGGGCTAAAAAAATATGTCAAGTACTGCCAGGAAGTAGATGATGAGACAAACCGTCCGTATTCTGCGCGTTATATTGGTGCCATGGTAGCGGATGTGCATCGTACCCTTATGAAGGGTGGTATCTTCATTTATCCGGATAGCCAGGAATATCCCAATGGAAAGCTGCGGCTTATGTACGAGTGCAATCCATTGAGTATGATTATTGAGCAAGCCGGTGGGATGGCTATTGACGGCAATGGACGTGTTATGGAAATTACGCCGGAGTCTATTCATCAACGCACCCCCATCTTTATTGGTTCAAAGCAGAATGTGATGAAGGTGAAGGAATTTTTGGATGAACATAAGGATGAGAAAATAGAGGCTTAA
- a CDS encoding tetratricopeptide repeat protein gives MKQIEQKITEIQNELKESPNNAELLNELGVGYHMLGEYQKAVEAYRQSIAEDAENFKVHFNLANTFFEQQEVEKAVNYYLNALDIQPDYVPALNNLADVYELAEDNDRAQELFEYITKIKPDDPMGYFNLGNFHLRTNNTVEAGKCYKKAIELDPKFHEAYNNIGFILKHIGQYEEAISYFEQCLEIAPDYEPAQKDLAACREALSK, from the coding sequence ATGAAACAGATTGAACAAAAAATTACCGAGATCCAAAACGAACTCAAGGAATCCCCCAATAATGCCGAACTACTTAACGAGCTCGGTGTTGGCTATCACATGCTCGGTGAATACCAGAAAGCAGTAGAGGCCTACCGGCAATCAATAGCCGAAGACGCCGAAAACTTTAAAGTACATTTTAACCTGGCCAACACTTTTTTTGAACAGCAAGAGGTTGAAAAGGCAGTCAATTATTACCTTAACGCACTGGATATCCAGCCTGATTACGTCCCTGCGCTAAATAATCTAGCGGATGTGTATGAACTGGCCGAGGATAATGACCGGGCGCAGGAACTGTTCGAATATATCACTAAGATAAAACCGGATGACCCAATGGGATACTTCAATCTCGGTAATTTTCATCTGCGTACTAATAACACCGTTGAAGCCGGAAAATGCTACAAAAAAGCGATTGAACTAGACCCTAAATTCCACGAGGCCTACAACAATATCGGCTTTATTTTAAAACACATTGGCCAATATGAAGAAGCCATTTCATATTTTGAGCAGTGCTTAGAAATTGCACCTGATTATGAACCAGCCCAAAAAGATCTTGCCGCCTGTCGAGAAGCATTGTCGAAATGA
- a CDS encoding taurine dioxygenase translates to MSYQIIKPQENLDMILGAPEHVVEFCEAAIESITEFKTNFHKHLTDRNIEELRGAGHKIKPGAQMMGADIVLENYEHGKDLIKEEADQEELKALANEMDEICTKIKEDLDKLVEEKG, encoded by the coding sequence ATGAGTTATCAAATCATTAAACCGCAGGAAAACTTAGACATGATTCTCGGAGCTCCCGAGCATGTGGTAGAATTCTGTGAGGCCGCTATTGAATCCATTACAGAATTCAAAACAAACTTCCACAAGCACCTTACTGATCGAAATATTGAAGAGCTGCGTGGCGCCGGACATAAAATTAAGCCTGGTGCTCAGATGATGGGAGCTGATATTGTGCTGGAGAATTATGAACACGGTAAAGACCTCATTAAGGAAGAGGCCGATCAGGAAGAGTTAAAAGCACTGGCAAACGAAATGGATGAGATCTGTACAAAAATTAAGGAAGACCTGGATAAACTGGTCGAAGAGAAAGGCTAA
- a CDS encoding DUF3419 family protein: MKSLSNIVSKLQDQLFNSVVSSNLIYNTCWEDPRIDRSLLQLDNDSQVVMLTSAGCNALDYLLDNPHKVHCVDINPAQNALLELKKALFEAGKHHLLWDFFGKGAKKGAKMVYRQKLRSLLPSFAQTYWDGHIDYFEPTSVLPSFYFRGTSGNVARLIHNRIQRKGLYPQVLNMLDAEKLSEQAYYFQEIEPQIWNTFSKWLVRQPATMTMIGVPATQRKMIEKRYTGGILDFIRESLNRVFTKQTLQDNYFWRVYLTGSYRSNCCPNYLLEENFETLKKRTDNINTHTSTLSNFLEQNPDNYSHFVLLDHQDWMADAQPDALAKEWQLILSNAQQGAKILFRSAGSTLSFLPEFVFDYVDFNSGRTDEIHQQDRVGTYESTHLGIVQ, encoded by the coding sequence ATGAAATCACTTTCAAATATCGTTTCTAAGCTGCAGGACCAGCTGTTTAATTCGGTTGTTTCGAGTAATCTCATTTATAATACCTGCTGGGAGGATCCACGAATAGACCGCAGTCTTTTACAGCTCGATAATGACAGCCAAGTCGTTATGTTGACCAGCGCTGGCTGTAATGCATTGGATTACTTGCTCGACAATCCCCATAAAGTTCACTGTGTGGATATCAATCCTGCCCAGAACGCCCTTTTGGAACTTAAAAAAGCTCTTTTTGAGGCAGGGAAACACCATTTGCTCTGGGATTTCTTTGGGAAAGGTGCCAAAAAGGGAGCTAAAATGGTTTACCGGCAGAAACTTCGTTCCCTTCTACCCTCTTTTGCCCAAACATACTGGGACGGACACATAGATTATTTTGAACCTACTTCCGTATTGCCCAGTTTTTATTTTAGAGGAACTTCTGGAAATGTAGCCCGCCTTATCCATAACCGCATTCAACGTAAAGGACTATATCCGCAAGTGCTAAACATGCTTGATGCTGAAAAACTCAGCGAACAAGCCTATTATTTTCAAGAAATTGAACCACAAATCTGGAACACTTTTTCCAAATGGCTGGTTCGTCAGCCCGCCACAATGACCATGATCGGCGTACCTGCAACACAGCGCAAGATGATTGAAAAAAGATACACAGGCGGAATTTTGGATTTTATTCGAGAGTCTCTCAATCGGGTTTTTACAAAACAAACCCTGCAGGACAATTACTTTTGGCGTGTATACTTAACGGGATCATACCGGTCAAACTGTTGTCCTAACTATTTGCTCGAAGAAAATTTTGAGACGCTGAAGAAACGTACAGATAATATTAACACCCATACCTCAACCCTTTCCAATTTTCTGGAGCAGAATCCCGATAACTACTCCCATTTTGTGCTTCTTGATCATCAGGACTGGATGGCTGATGCCCAACCGGATGCCTTGGCTAAAGAATGGCAATTGATTCTATCCAACGCACAACAAGGCGCCAAAATCCTTTTCCGATCAGCGGGATCTACACTTAGCTTCCTGCCTGAATTTGTTTTTGATTACGTTGATTTTAACTCAGGTCGAACCGATGAAATTCACCAGCAGGACCGCGTAGGTACCTATGAATCCACACATCTGGGCATTGTACAATGA
- a CDS encoding S41 family peptidase: protein MKKLLYPLLWGIITLFLSVSFSNSFAQDQGTRLLREPTVSQDHIVFVYANDLWITDRNGGEARRLTSGEGSETNPHFSPDGSKIAFTAQYDGNTDVYVVSAEGGQPKRLTWHGDNDEVTGWTPNGKKVLFISGRKGVPTKSSTFYTVGLNGGLPQKHKIPRAAAGELSGDGSHIAYQPVSFWDPEWRNYRGGQAKPIWVVDLKTNKLQTSPRANKERHIDPVWLNDTVYFLSERDYTMNIWSYNPQSGESEQQTFHSQFDVKSLDSGDGIIVYEQGGYLFELDPSTGKHKQIEINVRGDMTWARPRWVEAPSASLSNAALSPTGQRALFQYRGEVLTVPKEKGSWRNLTKSSGVANRYPIWSPDGQQVAWFSDESGEYQLYISDQKGLEDPKKIKLPEPTFFFEPAWSPDGKHIAYTDTDYKLWYVNTETGEATHVDTDSYAHPNRTLNPKWSPDSKWIAYAKRLKSQYHVIKVHNVESGETYQITDGMADSIDPVWDESGKYIYFLASTNFGLNTGWLDMSSYDMSTSRGLYMVLLDDDIPSPFLAESNEEPTPNKDKKDKKSEGSDETPTVTIDTKGITDRIVSADIPKQDYTNLVTGPENHVFYQQGGTLHRYNVKEDKSVEFLSPVQETAISQDRKNLLYRSGETWGIVSTVGSPQKPGNGQLDVSNLQVRIDPQKEWEQIFREGWRFQRDFLYVDNEHGAPWQKIYDWYRPWVDHIRHRSDMSYLIDILGGEISVGHSYTFGGDYPDLEEVSIGLLGADLEETNGHYRIKKIYTDENWNPDLHAPLAQPGIDVQEGDYILAVNGQKLATPTNPFSLFEGTAGRNTILTVNDSPTMEGAQTVSVVPVEDESQLRLRNWIEGNRRKVNEMSDGKLAYVWLPNTGNGGYNAFNRYYFAQQNKDGVVIDERNNGGGSAADYMIDVMDRELLGYFNSKSGDKFPPFTTPMAGIWGPKVMVINERAGSGGDLLPYMFREKELGPLVGTRTWGGLVGTWDTPPFIDGGGMIAPRGGFYNTDGKWDVEGKGISPDIAVMQDPAKVMNGHDPQLQRAVLEAQRLLKSQDVKLKKEPAPPVKWKRAEETEGWN, encoded by the coding sequence ATGAAGAAATTACTCTATCCACTACTTTGGGGAATCATCACTCTTTTCCTAAGCGTATCCTTTTCTAATTCATTTGCCCAAGATCAAGGCACACGACTGCTGCGCGAACCTACTGTGAGCCAAGATCACATCGTGTTTGTGTATGCTAATGACCTTTGGATCACCGATAGGAACGGCGGTGAGGCCCGAAGACTCACGAGCGGCGAAGGAAGTGAAACCAATCCTCATTTTTCTCCCGACGGATCAAAGATTGCTTTTACCGCCCAGTACGACGGTAATACCGACGTCTATGTGGTTTCTGCTGAAGGTGGGCAACCCAAACGGTTAACATGGCACGGCGATAACGATGAGGTTACCGGCTGGACTCCCAACGGGAAAAAGGTACTTTTTATATCAGGACGTAAAGGCGTACCCACAAAAAGTAGCACCTTTTATACCGTAGGTTTAAATGGCGGACTTCCACAAAAACATAAAATTCCTCGTGCCGCAGCCGGAGAACTTTCGGGCGACGGCTCACATATTGCCTATCAGCCAGTCAGTTTTTGGGATCCTGAGTGGAGAAACTATCGCGGCGGGCAAGCCAAGCCTATCTGGGTAGTGGACTTAAAAACAAATAAGCTGCAAACCTCCCCCCGAGCTAACAAAGAACGCCATATCGATCCTGTCTGGCTCAATGATACCGTCTATTTCCTTTCCGAACGGGATTATACCATGAATATATGGTCATATAATCCCCAGAGCGGAGAAAGTGAGCAACAAACTTTTCACTCTCAGTTCGATGTTAAGAGTCTCGATTCAGGTGATGGTATCATCGTCTATGAACAAGGCGGATATTTGTTTGAACTAGATCCATCCACTGGAAAACACAAACAGATTGAGATTAATGTGCGTGGAGATATGACCTGGGCACGTCCGCGATGGGTAGAGGCTCCATCTGCTTCGCTCAGTAATGCCGCACTATCCCCCACTGGTCAGCGTGCGTTGTTTCAATATCGCGGAGAAGTACTGACAGTGCCTAAAGAAAAAGGAAGCTGGCGAAACCTCACCAAGAGTTCGGGCGTTGCCAATCGCTATCCGATATGGTCGCCCGACGGACAACAGGTGGCTTGGTTTTCGGATGAAAGTGGTGAATACCAGCTGTATATCTCTGATCAAAAAGGGCTCGAAGATCCCAAGAAAATAAAATTACCTGAACCAACCTTCTTTTTTGAACCGGCTTGGTCACCCGACGGCAAACATATTGCCTACACTGATACTGACTACAAGCTATGGTATGTTAACACCGAAACCGGAGAAGCCACCCATGTGGATACCGACAGCTACGCACATCCCAACCGTACACTTAATCCCAAGTGGTCGCCCGATAGCAAGTGGATCGCTTATGCCAAACGGTTGAAAAGCCAATACCATGTAATTAAAGTGCACAATGTAGAGAGCGGCGAAACTTATCAAATTACAGACGGCATGGCCGACTCTATCGATCCCGTATGGGATGAAAGCGGTAAATATATTTATTTCTTGGCCAGTACTAATTTTGGGCTCAACACCGGCTGGCTGGATATGAGCTCATATGATATGAGCACCTCCCGTGGACTATACATGGTATTACTCGATGATGATATCCCCTCTCCATTTTTAGCCGAAAGCAATGAAGAACCAACACCAAATAAGGATAAAAAAGACAAAAAGTCTGAAGGGTCGGACGAAACACCGACTGTAACTATTGATACGAAAGGTATAACCGACCGTATTGTTTCTGCTGATATTCCTAAACAAGACTATACCAATCTCGTTACGGGACCTGAAAATCACGTCTTCTATCAGCAAGGCGGAACGCTTCATCGCTATAATGTGAAAGAAGATAAATCAGTGGAATTTTTGTCGCCGGTACAAGAAACGGCGATATCCCAAGATCGAAAAAACCTGCTGTATCGCAGCGGCGAAACCTGGGGCATTGTCTCAACGGTAGGCAGTCCCCAAAAGCCAGGAAACGGTCAGCTGGATGTGAGTAACCTGCAGGTGCGTATAGATCCACAAAAAGAGTGGGAACAAATTTTCAGAGAAGGCTGGCGATTTCAGCGCGACTTTCTCTATGTGGATAACGAACATGGCGCTCCATGGCAAAAAATTTACGACTGGTACCGCCCATGGGTAGATCACATTCGGCATCGGTCGGATATGAGTTATCTCATTGATATCCTGGGCGGTGAAATATCTGTGGGTCACTCCTATACCTTCGGCGGTGACTATCCCGATCTGGAGGAAGTTTCAATCGGCCTGCTAGGCGCTGACCTCGAAGAAACCAATGGTCATTATCGCATCAAAAAGATTTATACTGATGAAAACTGGAATCCTGACTTACATGCTCCGCTGGCACAACCCGGTATTGACGTTCAAGAGGGAGACTATATTTTAGCGGTCAACGGTCAAAAGCTTGCAACACCAACCAATCCCTTTAGCCTGTTTGAGGGAACAGCTGGTCGTAATACTATTTTAACCGTCAATGATTCGCCCACCATGGAAGGCGCCCAAACGGTATCAGTTGTACCGGTTGAGGATGAAAGTCAGCTCCGCCTCCGCAACTGGATAGAAGGTAACCGTCGAAAGGTAAATGAGATGTCTGACGGAAAACTTGCTTACGTCTGGCTACCCAACACGGGCAATGGTGGATATAATGCTTTCAACCGCTACTATTTTGCTCAACAGAACAAAGACGGTGTTGTCATTGACGAACGCAATAACGGTGGCGGGTCGGCGGCCGATTATATGATCGATGTGATGGATCGTGAATTATTGGGGTATTTTAACAGTAAATCCGGTGATAAATTCCCGCCTTTCACCACCCCTATGGCCGGCATTTGGGGACCAAAGGTAATGGTAATTAATGAACGTGCCGGATCGGGCGGTGATCTGTTACCCTATATGTTCCGAGAGAAAGAACTTGGTCCGCTGGTAGGCACACGAACCTGGGGTGGACTCGTAGGCACTTGGGATACGCCCCCATTTATCGATGGCGGTGGCATGATTGCTCCACGCGGCGGATTTTACAATACTGACGGCAAGTGGGATGTAGAAGGTAAAGGCATCAGTCCCGATATAGCTGTGATGCAGGATCCTGCAAAAGTGATGAATGGTCATGACCCACAACTGCAACGTGCTGTCCTAGAAGCACAGCGGCTCTTAAAATCTCAGGATGTAAAATTGAAGAAAGAACCGGCTCCGCCCGTAAAATGGAAACGCGCAGAAGAAACCGAGGGCTGGAATTAA
- a CDS encoding class I SAM-dependent methyltransferase, protein MMDTEHTDSDSYNGSVEKYYRFHSLIYDATRWSFLFGRDDLLDGIPDLSSKPRILEIGCGTGKNLSRLQYYFPDADLVGIDLSSAMLEVAKNKFIDSNQVKLIQAEYGADDIQLEPFDLIICSYSLTMVGDNIEDVIVQITDGLNPHGYIAVVDFNTSPFGWFRQWMEVNHVDLSGHLLPLLNKYYRPVISEKNDAYWGLWSYFTFIGQHS, encoded by the coding sequence ATGATGGACACCGAACATACAGATTCTGATTCCTATAATGGCAGTGTAGAAAAATATTACCGCTTCCACTCGCTAATTTATGACGCTACTCGCTGGAGCTTTTTATTTGGTCGGGATGATCTCTTGGATGGTATCCCCGACCTGTCTTCTAAACCTCGTATTCTGGAGATTGGCTGCGGTACTGGCAAGAATTTAAGTCGGCTGCAATACTACTTTCCCGATGCCGATCTTGTAGGTATTGACCTTTCTTCTGCTATGCTTGAAGTTGCAAAAAATAAGTTTATTGATTCTAACCAGGTTAAACTGATACAGGCAGAATATGGGGCTGATGATATACAGCTAGAACCTTTTGATCTTATTATTTGCTCCTACTCTCTTACCATGGTTGGTGATAATATTGAAGATGTCATAGTACAAATCACTGATGGTCTGAATCCCCATGGATATATTGCCGTGGTGGACTTTAACACTTCTCCCTTTGGATGGTTTCGGCAATGGATGGAAGTAAATCATGTAGATTTAAGCGGTCATTTGCTTCCCCTACTTAACAAATATTATCGGCCGGTTATATCAGAAAAAAATGATGCCTATTGGGGTTTATGGTCCTACTTCACATTTATAGGACAGCATTCTTGA
- a CDS encoding DUF192 domain-containing protein: MLPVAIIAAILLSGCSQAQKKSNTKNTNDSGRTLEFVRSVSFLSASGDTASTVQVAVADDDTERNQGLMDVRDLPESKGMLFIFENNEPRSFWMANTPLSLDIIFVNNEGEIVRIHHSAQPFSEKNVKSDKPAKYVIETNAGYCISNDIQEGMNVSL, from the coding sequence ATGTTACCAGTCGCAATCATAGCGGCAATACTTCTGAGCGGGTGTTCTCAAGCCCAGAAGAAATCGAATACGAAGAATACTAATGACAGCGGCCGCACACTCGAATTTGTGCGGTCGGTATCTTTTCTCTCTGCCAGCGGTGACACGGCAAGTACTGTTCAAGTAGCCGTTGCAGATGATGACACAGAGCGAAACCAAGGCCTAATGGATGTGCGGGATTTGCCCGAATCAAAGGGTATGCTATTTATTTTTGAGAATAATGAGCCCCGCAGCTTCTGGATGGCCAATACTCCCCTTTCACTAGATATTATTTTTGTAAACAACGAGGGGGAAATAGTACGCATCCATCACAGTGCCCAACCTTTTTCCGAAAAAAATGTAAAATCAGACAAACCGGCAAAGTATGTAATAGAAACCAATGCAGGATACTGTATTTCCAATGATATACAGGAAGGCATGAACGTGAGTTTGTAG
- the coaE gene encoding dephospho-CoA kinase (Dephospho-CoA kinase (CoaE) performs the final step in coenzyme A biosynthesis.), producing the protein MMTVVGITGGIGSGKSTVCKIWQSLGARLLNADALAKELMNTDPEIKQQLVDKFGTDSFHENGSLNRDHLAKEAFEKNRVEELNAIVHPKIPQAVQYKIQQAQTDGINVFVYEAALLLDNLRPKQMDVVVLVLADRQKRLERVQQRDGSREQEILQRMEKQRNFEESVHEADYVIRNNGTLQELESKAKDLYQNFLP; encoded by the coding sequence ATGATGACTGTTGTAGGCATTACCGGGGGTATTGGAAGCGGAAAATCCACGGTATGTAAAATTTGGCAATCACTTGGCGCACGGCTGCTCAATGCGGATGCGTTGGCCAAAGAGCTCATGAATACGGATCCGGAAATAAAGCAACAGCTGGTTGATAAATTTGGAACAGACTCATTCCATGAAAATGGTTCTCTTAACCGAGACCATCTGGCCAAAGAGGCGTTCGAGAAGAATAGGGTTGAGGAGCTCAATGCCATCGTTCATCCCAAAATACCGCAAGCTGTACAATACAAAATACAGCAGGCCCAAACCGATGGGATTAATGTATTTGTTTATGAGGCGGCATTATTGTTGGATAACTTGCGTCCCAAGCAAATGGATGTGGTTGTATTAGTTTTGGCAGATCGACAAAAGCGATTAGAGCGTGTTCAACAACGGGATGGCAGTAGGGAACAAGAAATTTTGCAGCGCATGGAAAAACAGCGCAATTTTGAGGAGTCTGTTCATGAGGCTGATTATGTCATTCGAAACAACGGCACGTTGCAAGAGTTGGAAAGCAAGGCTAAAGATCTATATCAAAATTTTTTACCTTAG
- a CDS encoding acyl-CoA thioesterase produces the protein MRFFSRKIIKPEDMNAHGTLFGGSVLSWIDEEAAIYTTCQLGKGNIVTKYMTEINFVSSAGLGDIIEIGMETVEFGRTSITVRCEVRHKFSKETIIKIDKIVFVHLNETGEPVPHGITEPQNS, from the coding sequence ATGCGATTTTTCAGCCGAAAAATTATTAAACCGGAAGATATGAATGCCCACGGTACTCTCTTTGGGGGATCGGTACTGAGCTGGATTGATGAAGAAGCTGCTATTTACACGACATGCCAACTGGGCAAAGGGAATATTGTCACTAAGTATATGACCGAGATTAACTTTGTGAGCTCGGCCGGCCTGGGAGATATCATCGAAATTGGAATGGAAACGGTAGAATTCGGACGCACATCTATTACTGTACGATGCGAAGTCCGCCACAAATTCTCTAAAGAGACCATTATCAAAATCGATAAAATTGTATTTGTTCACCTTAACGAAACCGGAGAACCTGTGCCCCACGGTATTACTGAACCACAGAATTCATAA
- the prfB gene encoding peptide chain release factor 2 (programmed frameshift), whose product MSTTTVNTDHLNDLFERVDALRGYLDYEQRKVNIIELQEQTQDPNFWDDPDEARRIMKKIDHEKSLIAAWDELDSLRDSIQVYQEFEEEGEEVGDELQGEVRRLEQKLDRLELQNMLSGEDDHRDALLTFNPGAGGTESQDWAEMLYRMYTRWAKNNDYELSVIEYQDGEEAGLKSATIQVHGEFAYGFLKAESGVHRLVRISPFDSNSRRHTSFCSVFVSPVIDDTIEVDINESEVELQRFRASGAGGQHVNKTETAVRLIWEGELSDGSEERVAAECQQERSQKQNRDKAMTLLKSKIYELEKQIKEREKQKLEDSKSKIEWGSQIRSYVFHPYNMVKDHRTDYETSNTEAVMDGEIDEFINEYLLSISSSSSEE is encoded by the exons GTGAGTACGACAACTGTTAATACCGATCATTTAAATGACTTATTTGAGCGCGTGGATGCGCTCAGGGGGTATCTT GACTATGAGCAACGCAAAGTAAACATTATTGAGCTGCAGGAGCAGACCCAAGATCCGAATTTCTGGGATGATCCCGATGAGGCGCGGCGTATCATGAAAAAGATAGATCATGAGAAGAGCTTGATAGCCGCCTGGGATGAGCTGGATTCCTTGCGGGACAGCATCCAGGTATATCAGGAATTTGAAGAAGAAGGCGAAGAGGTGGGCGATGAGCTGCAGGGGGAAGTACGCCGCCTAGAGCAAAAGTTAGATCGTCTTGAGCTGCAGAATATGCTGAGCGGTGAAGATGATCACCGAGATGCACTGCTTACTTTTAATCCCGGTGCGGGCGGTACGGAAAGTCAGGATTGGGCCGAAATGCTCTATCGGATGTACACGCGCTGGGCCAAAAATAATGACTATGAGCTGTCTGTAATTGAATACCAAGATGGGGAAGAGGCAGGACTCAAAAGTGCGACCATTCAGGTACATGGCGAATTTGCTTATGGATTTCTGAAAGCTGAGAGCGGTGTACATCGACTGGTGCGTATTTCTCCATTCGACAGCAACTCCCGTCGACATACTTCTTTTTGTTCAGTATTTGTATCACCGGTTATCGATGATACTATTGAGGTAGATATCAATGAAAGTGAGGTTGAGCTCCAGCGGTTTCGAGCCAGTGGTGCAGGTGGGCAGCACGTAAATAAAACAGAAACAGCGGTACGCCTGATCTGGGAAGGAGAACTTTCTGATGGATCCGAGGAACGTGTGGCTGCTGAATGCCAACAGGAGCGTTCGCAAAAACAGAACCGCGACAAGGCGATGACACTGCTAAAGTCAAAAATTTATGAGCTCGAAAAACAGATTAAAGAACGGGAAAAGCAGAAGCTCGAAGATTCCAAAAGTAAAATAGAATGGGGATCTCAAATTCGCTCCTATGTTTTCCATCCCTATAATATGGTTAAAGATCACCGTACTGATTATGAGACATCCAATACCGAAGCGGTGATGGACGGTGAGATCGATGAGTTTATTAATGAGTATCTGCTTTCTATTTCATCTTCATCCAGCGAGGAATGA